DNA from Methanolacinia paynteri:
CATTTTTGTTCGATACTCTGTTATCCGTTAAAGCTATCTAGTGGTCGCGTTTCTCGAAAAGAGCTCTCAGAGCCCTTTTCTTACACACCACTTCAGCCTTACAATGTTATCAGTTGCAACATATAAAGGTGCTTGTTTCAGATCGAAAAAATGCTGAAATTCAGGGATCACAAACACAAAAAATTCAGAAAAATAGGAAAATATTGGTTGAAACGTGGTGAACGCGCAATCTGACAGATCACAAGAGGGAGGAGGAAAGGATCACCTGCGGCGGTTTTCAAGCTCCGACATTACATCAGACAGATCGACATCCGCAGCACGCAGCGCAAGAAGCGTATGGAAGATCAGGTCCGCCGCCTCGCCCACCTTAGCATTGTAATCGCTGTTTTTCACTGCAATAATGAACTCTGTAGCCTCCTCACCTACCTTCTCCAGCGACTTGTCGATGCCTTTCCTGTGATTCAGTATATCAACGACATAGCTTTTTTCGGGAGGGTTCTCGGCACGATCACAGATTACGGACCACAATTCATCAATAACTTCAGAAGAACTCATCATACACCTCATCAATTCAATATGATATCTCCGACTTCATCGCCAAAATACCTGATCACAAGCAGTCTTGCTTTCTCGATATTGCACCCGCCTTTTCCGATAGCCTTACCGAGATCAGTTTTGTTGTCGACATAAACAAGGATTTTTCCTGATTCGTCATCCCTGCCTGTTCCGGATATAACAGCGGGCCTGAAGACGTTTTTTAAAAACTCTTCCAGATTGTCGCTTTCTTCAACCATCTCGACCCTTTTGCCGAGGATACGGTGCAGTTTTTTTATGTTTTCACCGTTTCTGCCTATGGCAAATCCCATATCCCCTTTTTTTATGATGTATATTACCCTGTCAAAGGAATCATCAATAACGCAGTCGAGTGCAGTGGATCTTGTTAAAATCCTTAACTCTTCTATATATCGCCTTTCTTTGAAACCGATAACCCGCTGCATTAAAAAACCGGTTTATATGTTAATAATTCCTTGATTAAATCAGTTGGCATAGTCAGATTCTGTGAATAAAACCTGCCCCGCTTCGAATAAATTTATCCCCGAACTCTCCGGCAATAGCTTCAATCGCTGTTGTACAATGCGAAGGAGATATGTAATCCAGCCCTTCAAGCGACCGGATATCAGCCTCGTCGACATCATGAAATCCTCCGATGACTCCGGTTACCGGACCCCTTTCCCTAACGCAATCAAGTATACGGGATATGTGCGGATGGGAACACCCCGTTATCAGGAAAAGACCTTTCCCCGAATCAAGAACCAGCGATTGCTCGTATATGCTGGTGCCCGAAAAGACACTCTCAATCGGACCGGTCAGAAATATCCCGGGCGATATTTCATGCCAGCCTTCGGTCACAACGCATCCGGCTCCCCTTTCAAGCGCCGATATAGTCTCGGCAGAGGTACCTTTAGGACAATAGCATGTGATTTCAGGATTCTCATCAAGAACGGCCTTAATGCCACCATTGTGGTCCCAGTGATCGTGAGACAGAACAAGAGATCTGATCCGGTCCAGAGATATGCCAAGACGCTCTAGGTTGCAGAGAAGAACATCCCCTTTAGCACCAGCATCAAACAAAATTCCGGGCTCTTTAACGAAACATGAATACCCAAAATCGACATTTAGTTCAGGATTATAGGGAATGTTATTGTATATTTCAAATATCGTATACATAAAAAATAGTTAGAGTTTTTCACATATTATATCAATAACACCGTTTTTGATATTTGAAAAGCTCTGGCCCGCGTGTATAAGGCACGGGAGTTCTATAACCGCTTCTTTTCCGTCTATTGATATTTTAACGGTATCCGGCTGTATGTCTATATCAGGGATAGCCTCGGTCTCCGGGGAAATCTCTGCCGTAATGTAGATCCTGTCAGGGGATTCGATCATCTCATAGTCGATATCATCCGGCATCTCGGCCTCGAACTCGTCGAGAGGAATGAAGCGCGGTTCACCGCCCTGACCGGTAATGATAGTGCAGCCTACGAATCTGGTATTCTCGTCCAGCGACAGGTTGCTGAGAATATCCTCCATTACTTTGGCAAAATTCTTGAATAGATCGTCATTAGGTTCATTCGGCATAGATATCACACACTTTGTAATATTCACCTGTTCTCTTCACGATACCTTTCGCCGCAAGACCGTCAAGAACCCCTGAAAGTTCTGTCAGGTCGATTCCGGAGAATTCTTCGAGATCACCAAGAGTCATCTCGCAACTTGACAATGCAAGTACTAAATTGAACTCTGTCTCACTCGCTAATATGTCTTTGCCGGTAACTTTTAAATCACTTATTTTTCTGTCAATATCCCTCTCGATGTACTCGAGATCAGACAGGATATTGTCACGGGATTCAAGGAGTTTATTGGTCGCCGCGAGAAGGCTGAAGAATTCGTTCTTCTTATCTATTACAGCTATCTCTTCGGGCAAAAGCGCGGCAGGAATATTTTCCAGATCTATTACCACTTTAAAATCCCTTGAGAGATAGTAATACTTCCTTCTCGACCGGTCGTTTTTCGACAGAAGTATCTGCTCCCTCTCCATCAGCTGAAGATGCTCGATAACCGCCTTGGGGCTTATCATCAGCCTGTCGGAGATTTCAGTAACAAAACATGGCTTCTGCCTTAGAAGCTGTATTATTCTCCTTCTGTTCCTGTTCCCAAGAATATCCAGGAGGCGGGAGATATCGTCGCCTTCCAACATACCTTTACCTAAAGTTAGTAAAAAATAATATATAAATTTAGTTATCTTTCAGCCGGTAATTCGGAGCCTCATCCGTAATTAAAATATCATGAGGATGGCTCTCTATCTGGCCTGCCGCTGTTATCTTGATGAATTTCCCGTTTGCTTTCAGCGCGGAGATATCAGGTGAACCCGTATAGCCCATTGCCGACTTAAGACCGCCTGTAAGCTGGTATATGACAGATTCCACCGACCCGACATATGGCGTTGCGCCCTCAATACCCTCGGGAACGAACTTGGTCTGCCCTATTCCTCTCGGCATATCCGGATCTTTCTTTTGGAAATATCGATCGCTGGACTGGCCACTCTCCATGACGCCAAGCGAACCCATCCCGCGGTATTGTTTGTAACGGCGTCCCTTGATTGCAATGACCCTTCCGGGAGCCTCATCTGTCCCTGCAAGAAGGCTGCCGAGCATTACACAGTCGGCACCTGCGGCGATCGCCTTTGCGATATCACCGCTGTAACGTATACCCCCGTCTGCGATAATAGGAACATCGTATTGTGAGGCAACCTCGGCTACTGATGCAATCGCCGTAACCTGAGGTACACCCACACCGGCGACCACGCGTGTCGTACAGATCGAACCGGGCCCGATTCCTACCTTGAGACCGTCGACCGAACCGCCGAACTCCTCTGCCGCAGCACCTGTAGCGATATTTCCTGCAACTACATCCGCGCTGACAGACTCCTTCATCTCTTTCACGGATTTTACTACATTCAGGTTATGGCCGTGCGCACAGTCTGCAACAATTGCATCGGCGCCCGCCTCATCAAGCATGACCGCTCTTTTGAAGTCGAACGGACCTACCGCTGCGGCCACTCTTAACCTTCCGTCCTTGTCGCGATTCGCGGCAGGGTACTGGTTCTTTTCGAGGAGATCCTGCATCGTGATAATGCCGATCAGCGTTTTGGTCCCCTCGCTTACGACAGGAAGGCGCTCGACCTTGTTGTTGTACATAACCTCAAGTGCATCCTCGAGCTTGACGTCTTCATTCACTGTTATGGGGTCTGTAGTCATAACAGTCCGGATATTCTGATCGCCCTTTTTGGATGCAATCCACCTGAGATCGCGCCTGCTGACTATGCCTATTATCTCGTCACCCTCCATTACAGGAACCCCGCTGATGCTGTAGTTCTGCATCATACGGGCCGCATCGGAAACTGTCGCCTGTGAATTGACAGTCAAAACCTCGCGCTCGATTATATCGTCCGCCTGTTTGACGAGGGTCACCTGCTCGACCTCATCCTCGGCGGTCATATTCCTGTGAAGGACACCGAGGCACCCGGCTCTGGCGAGAGCGATTGCCATTCCCGACTCGGTAACCGTATCCATCGCCGAGGATACAAAGGGGATTGTTAATTTTATGTTTCTTGAGAATTTCGAAGCGGGCTCTGTCTCGCTTGGTTCTACACCTGAAGCTGCAGGCACAAGCAGAACATCATCGAATGTAAATCCTGTTTCAATATCCAGTTTTTTCAGGTACATATTACCTCATTTCACCTTACCATTTCTATGGCCTTCTGCACTAATTCCTCACGTATGACTGCGCTTCGGTCTCCGCCGCATACCATACCTCTGACACCTATGATCTCCGGATTGATTCTCTTCAAAACATCCAGATCCTCGAATTTCAGTGAGCCTGCAAGGGCGGTTTTCAGCCCAAGCTTTCTGTTGGCCTCTGTGAATTCTGTAAGTGTCTTTTCGTCCAGGAAGTCAAAAAGTCTTTTTCCGTCTTTAACAGCTGTATCGATCATTGCAACATCGGCGCCGGCTTTTGCGACAAGTTTCGTTATATCCATTGGAGATATAGTATCGATTCTCTCAAAATCGGCATATGCCGCGATAACAACAGTTTTTTCAGGATATTTCCATTTTACGGCCTTATTGACGCTTTCAATCATCTCGAAAGCCTCAGATTCGCTCTTCAGCATAAGGCCGATTTTTATATAATCCGCTCCCGCGCTCGCTGCACCGAATGCACCCTGGGCCGCTCCGCCGGGACGATATTCATAATCTCCTATAGCCGCGCTGACTGGTTTGTTCGTTAGATCTTTGATTGCTGAAATTACCCAGGGAAAATTTGCACCCAATGAACCCTCGGAGGGCTTTTTTACGTCAATAATATCTGCAGCAAGAGAAAGTTTCGCTTCCTCTACGCTACTCGGACTGACCAATAAATCCATACAATATTTTATAATTCAATATAATTAGTGATTTTTATATGAACCAGTACGGGCCCGGAACAGACGGCTACAGGACGTGAATAAAAACACCTTATAACCGGGCGGAAAACCAGAAATTAAAGACTCCTGAAGTCGAGATCAGTTACTAAAAAGTTAATAAAGGGAATAATATGAAAATTCTGTTTGCAATGGATATACTGGACGGCGTTGTGGTTCACGGGTACAAAGGAAAAAGATACCAATATAAACCGCTGGACTGGGGGCTCGCCCATACAGTAGTTCCGCATGAATACATCCGCGAAATGCGAATCAAATACCCATATCTCGCTGATCTCAATAGGATCGAGGGAAAGGGAAACAACGACCAGGCAATTTTTTCATGCAAAAAAGAGGCTGAAACCATTTACGTCAACAGGGGCGCACGCGGTCCTGAAGATGCATTAAAGGAGCCGGGGATCAAAAACGTCCTGAGCACTGAAACATACAGGGGGGATACTTCGGGCTACGGCAGTTTCGATCTTTTCAGCATTGTAGTAAAAGACGGAAAAGCCCTCCCAGACGGAAAAGATCCGTCCGAAATTCTGAAAGATAACTCCGGTTTCGGTTTTGAAGCCTGCAACATCTTAAACCTCTCAAGTGTCGGTGCTGAGGACAGCATGGGCGGACTCGACATCGAAGCCCTGAGAGATGCCTGCGATTCGGAGCTTTTCTACGGCGGAGGAGTGACAGGTATGGACGATCTCTACAGGCTCAGGGACGCCGGCTTCGACGGGGTCATTATCGCAACCGCGGTCCATAAAGGGAATATCCCGCTTGAGATCGTACAAAGAGGGGAGCTATAGAACTATGCTGATAACGATCGAAGGAATAGACGGGACCGGAAAATCCACTCTTGTAGAAAACCTGAAAGGCCTGCTGTCAGATCTCGATCCTGTCTTCACCAGGGAGCCGGGATCGACATGGATCGGCGAAGCGGTCAGGAGAGGTATCGCCGAGGGAATCGATCCGGTTGCAGAGGCCCTTTTATTTACTGCAGACCATGCCGCCCATCTTGAAACTGTGATCAGGCCCAATCTTGCGAACGGAAAGATCATAATATCGGATCGTTACTCCGATTCGCGCTATGCGTACCAGGCCTCGACACTGAAGGAAATCCTTCCAGACCCGATGAGGTGGATGAAGAGCATTCACGAAGGATGGACGGTAGTCCCGGACCTTACCTTCCTGCTCGTAATCCCTGTTGCGGATGCGGTTGAAAGGCTGAACGAAAACCGAACCCACCAGGAGCATTTCGAATGCGTGAGCACGCTTGAAGAGGTAAAGAACAACTACCTGGTACTTGCCGAGGAAGATCCTAAAAGGTTCGTCCTCGTCGATGCATCCCTCGACCCGGATGAGATTGCGGAATTCGTCGCTGGCGAGATCAGGAAAAAGGCTGAATCAAAGAACAAATCAAAAAAGAGATAAAAAATTTTTATATTTTTTCATTTCTTATTCTTTCTGCACTGTTATTATGACGTCTTCGGACGGCTGGAGAACGTCGACTTCCTCGCCTGCAACCCTGTAAGCGAAGACTGGTTCGAACGAACCGGGTATTACTGCGATCTCCTCGCCGTCGACCGTAACCGAGCCGGGTGGAGTTACCTTCTGTTCGTCAGAGAGCGACCTGACAGCATCCATGTATCCTTTGGCCTTGTTCCTCAGGTTCGGGCCGATAAGCCCCATGTTAAACGATACATCAGATACGATCTTCTGAAGATCGGGCTTGTCAGATCTCCACTCTACATTTGCATTGAGGGTTGCCGACGCATCTCCGCCATCGTCAATCTCCAGGGGCGTATATACGGCAACATGGCCCAGCGGGGCGTTGAGCGCAAGACCCTCGTCATGCTTGTATCTCCTTATTTCGGAGACTATCTTTATGACAAGGTCTCCTTCTGCCTTTGCTTCGTCGTCCTTAAACCCGGACTGGACCCATTGCTGTGCGTGCACACTCTCTTTGCCGCCGGTCAGGTATGAGTAGCATTCCTCAGCAAAGAAGGGAGTCATAGGTGCAAGCATCCTGCAAAGCGCATCGAGGCATGTCCTCAGGACATAAAGTGCACTGCCTCTTCCTTCTTCACTGCCGTATAGCCTGCCCTTTACGAGTTCGATGTAGTTGTCTGCAAAGACGTCACGTGCGAATTCCCTGATGGCACGGATCGCCTGGTCGAACTGGAAGCCTTCCATCGCCGCTGTCACCTCATCGATCGATTCGGAGAGCCTGTGCATCATCCAGCGGTCTACGAGATATGTCGCCTCATTGTCCTCGGGATATCCCTTTTCAAGATGCATCAGGACGAAGCGGTTGATGTTCCACATCTTTGTCTGGAATCTTGATGCCGCGATTACGTCGTTCCAGTTGAATACGATATCCTGTCCGGTCGACGCCCCTGCCGCACTCCACTGGCGGAACGGATCCGCACCGTATTTGACAAGGATCTCCTCGGGCGCGATGATATTGTTGCGGCTCTTGGACATCTTGAAACCGTCGTCACCGAGAACCATGCCGTTTACAAGAATATTCTCCCACGGGTGGCTGCCGGTCAGCGCAACCGAACGGAGGATCGTGTAAAATGCCCATGTCCTTATGATGTCATGACCCTGCGGGCGGATCTGTGCAGGGAAACGTTCGGGCACCCCGGAGCCGTCCCAGCCCGTGATGTTGAGGACTGATATGGATGAGTCCATCCATGTGTCCAGGACATCCTCTTCACAGTGAAAATCGATCGAACCGCACTTCGGGCACGGTCTCTTCGGCTTGTCTACGGTCGGGTCGATCGGAAGATCCTCTTCGTCAGGCAGAATTACTTCTCCACATTTGCTGCAGAACCAGACAGGGATGGGCGTTGCAAATATTCTCTGCCTCGATATGCACCAGTCCCATTCCATCTGCGACGCCCAGTTCTCAAGGCGCATCTTCATGTGCTCGGGCGTCCAGCTGATCTGGTTTGCTGCTTCGAGGATCTCCTCGTTGTGCACCTTGACGAACCACTGCTTCTCTGAGAGTATCTCGATCGGCGTCTTGCATCTCCAGCATGTCCCTACCCTCTGTTCGAGATCCTCCTGCCGCTTCAGGATACCGAGCGATTCCATATACGAAAGGATTGCCTCCCTGCACTCTCCCGAAGACATTCCCTCGTATTTGCCTGCAACCGCGGTCATCTTTCCGCTGAGATCTATCGCCTTTCTCAGATCGAGGTTGTGCTGCTTCCACCAGTGGACATCCTGCTTGTCACCGAACGTACAGATCATGACGGCGCCGCTTCCGAATTTCGGATCTACTGCCTCATCGGAGATTACCTTCACGTCATGGCCGAATATCGGGACTTTGAGCGCCTTTCCCCGGATGGCATCATATCTCTTGTCATCAGGGTGGACTGCCACAGCGACACAGGCTGCAAGGAGCTCGGGCCTTGTCGTCGCGATCTCGACACCGTCGAAGTCGAAAAAGTTGAGCTTCGTCTTCCTGTCCTCGTAGGAGACCTCTGCGAATGCAATCGCGGTCTCGCAGCGGGTGCAGAAGTTGACTGGATGCTCGCTTTGGTATATGTCTCCCTTTTGATACATCCTGAGGAAAGAGAGCTGGGTCTTCCTGTAGTACTTAGGAAGCATCGTGATGTATTCGTTGCTCCAGTCGTTGGAAAATCCGCACCTGATCATCGTCTGGCGCATCTTTTCGATATTTTTGAGTGTCAGCTCCCTGCACATCTCGCGGAACTGCTGGCGCGGGACATCGTTTTTGGTGATCCCATTTAACTCCTCGACCTTGACCTCGGTCGGGAGGCCGTGGCAATCCCAGCCCTGGGGAAACATGACATTGTAGCCCCTCATTCTCTTGTATCTGGCGATGAAGTCTATATAGCACCAGTTAAACGCATTTCC
Protein-coding regions in this window:
- the hisE gene encoding phosphoribosyl-ATP diphosphatase, whose translation is MSSSEVIDELWSVICDRAENPPEKSYVVDILNHRKGIDKSLEKVGEEATEFIIAVKNSDYNAKVGEAADLIFHTLLALRAADVDLSDVMSELENRRR
- a CDS encoding NusA-like transcription termination signal-binding factor; protein product: MQRVIGFKERRYIEELRILTRSTALDCVIDDSFDRVIYIIKKGDMGFAIGRNGENIKKLHRILGKRVEMVEESDNLEEFLKNVFRPAVISGTGRDDESGKILVYVDNKTDLGKAIGKGGCNIEKARLLVIRYFGDEVGDIILN
- a CDS encoding MBL fold metallo-hydrolase; the protein is MYTIFEIYNNIPYNPELNVDFGYSCFVKEPGILFDAGAKGDVLLCNLERLGISLDRIRSLVLSHDHWDHNGGIKAVLDENPEITCYCPKGTSAETISALERGAGCVVTEGWHEISPGIFLTGPIESVFSGTSIYEQSLVLDSGKGLFLITGCSHPHISRILDCVRERGPVTGVIGGFHDVDEADIRSLEGLDYISPSHCTTAIEAIAGEFGDKFIRSGAGFIHRI
- a CDS encoding Hsp20/alpha crystallin family protein, whose protein sequence is MPNEPNDDLFKNFAKVMEDILSNLSLDENTRFVGCTIITGQGGEPRFIPLDEFEAEMPDDIDYEMIESPDRIYITAEISPETEAIPDIDIQPDTVKISIDGKEAVIELPCLIHAGQSFSNIKNGVIDIICEKL
- a CDS encoding ArsR/SmtB family transcription factor, whose translation is MLEGDDISRLLDILGNRNRRRIIQLLRQKPCFVTEISDRLMISPKAVIEHLQLMEREQILLSKNDRSRRKYYYLSRDFKVVIDLENIPAALLPEEIAVIDKKNEFFSLLAATNKLLESRDNILSDLEYIERDIDRKISDLKVTGKDILASETEFNLVLALSSCEMTLGDLEEFSGIDLTELSGVLDGLAAKGIVKRTGEYYKVCDIYAE
- the guaB gene encoding IMP dehydrogenase yields the protein MYLKKLDIETGFTFDDVLLVPAASGVEPSETEPASKFSRNIKLTIPFVSSAMDTVTESGMAIALARAGCLGVLHRNMTAEDEVEQVTLVKQADDIIEREVLTVNSQATVSDAARMMQNYSISGVPVMEGDEIIGIVSRRDLRWIASKKGDQNIRTVMTTDPITVNEDVKLEDALEVMYNNKVERLPVVSEGTKTLIGIITMQDLLEKNQYPAANRDKDGRLRVAAAVGPFDFKRAVMLDEAGADAIVADCAHGHNLNVVKSVKEMKESVSADVVAGNIATGAAAEEFGGSVDGLKVGIGPGSICTTRVVAGVGVPQVTAIASVAEVASQYDVPIIADGGIRYSGDIAKAIAAGADCVMLGSLLAGTDEAPGRVIAIKGRRYKQYRGMGSLGVMESGQSSDRYFQKKDPDMPRGIGQTKFVPEGIEGATPYVGSVESVIYQLTGGLKSAMGYTGSPDISALKANGKFIKITAAGQIESHPHDILITDEAPNYRLKDN
- a CDS encoding (5-formylfuran-3-yl)methyl phosphate synthase, which produces MDLLVSPSSVEEAKLSLAADIIDVKKPSEGSLGANFPWVISAIKDLTNKPVSAAIGDYEYRPGGAAQGAFGAASAGADYIKIGLMLKSESEAFEMIESVNKAVKWKYPEKTVVIAAYADFERIDTISPMDITKLVAKAGADVAMIDTAVKDGKRLFDFLDEKTLTEFTEANRKLGLKTALAGSLKFEDLDVLKRINPEIIGVRGMVCGGDRSAVIREELVQKAIEMVR
- a CDS encoding HisA/HisF-related TIM barrel protein; this translates as MKILFAMDILDGVVVHGYKGKRYQYKPLDWGLAHTVVPHEYIREMRIKYPYLADLNRIEGKGNNDQAIFSCKKEAETIYVNRGARGPEDALKEPGIKNVLSTETYRGDTSGYGSFDLFSIVVKDGKALPDGKDPSEILKDNSGFGFEACNILNLSSVGAEDSMGGLDIEALRDACDSELFYGGGVTGMDDLYRLRDAGFDGVIIATAVHKGNIPLEIVQRGEL
- the tmk gene encoding dTMP kinase, with amino-acid sequence MLITIEGIDGTGKSTLVENLKGLLSDLDPVFTREPGSTWIGEAVRRGIAEGIDPVAEALLFTADHAAHLETVIRPNLANGKIIISDRYSDSRYAYQASTLKEILPDPMRWMKSIHEGWTVVPDLTFLLVIPVADAVERLNENRTHQEHFECVSTLEEVKNNYLVLAEEDPKRFVLVDASLDPDEIAEFVAGEIRKKAESKNKSKKR
- a CDS encoding valine--tRNA ligase translates to MSAPKEIPKNYEPAEVEERWLKTWKKESYYFDPESKKPQFIIDTPPPYPTGNFHIGNAFNWCYIDFIARYKRMRGYNVMFPQGWDCHGLPTEVKVEELNGITKNDVPRQQFREMCRELTLKNIEKMRQTMIRCGFSNDWSNEYITMLPKYYRKTQLSFLRMYQKGDIYQSEHPVNFCTRCETAIAFAEVSYEDRKTKLNFFDFDGVEIATTRPELLAACVAVAVHPDDKRYDAIRGKALKVPIFGHDVKVISDEAVDPKFGSGAVMICTFGDKQDVHWWKQHNLDLRKAIDLSGKMTAVAGKYEGMSSGECREAILSYMESLGILKRQEDLEQRVGTCWRCKTPIEILSEKQWFVKVHNEEILEAANQISWTPEHMKMRLENWASQMEWDWCISRQRIFATPIPVWFCSKCGEVILPDEEDLPIDPTVDKPKRPCPKCGSIDFHCEEDVLDTWMDSSISVLNITGWDGSGVPERFPAQIRPQGHDIIRTWAFYTILRSVALTGSHPWENILVNGMVLGDDGFKMSKSRNNIIAPEEILVKYGADPFRQWSAAGASTGQDIVFNWNDVIAASRFQTKMWNINRFVLMHLEKGYPEDNEATYLVDRWMMHRLSESIDEVTAAMEGFQFDQAIRAIREFARDVFADNYIELVKGRLYGSEEGRGSALYVLRTCLDALCRMLAPMTPFFAEECYSYLTGGKESVHAQQWVQSGFKDDEAKAEGDLVIKIVSEIRRYKHDEGLALNAPLGHVAVYTPLEIDDGGDASATLNANVEWRSDKPDLQKIVSDVSFNMGLIGPNLRNKAKGYMDAVRSLSDEQKVTPPGSVTVDGEEIAVIPGSFEPVFAYRVAGEEVDVLQPSEDVIITVQKE